Within Halobacterium jilantaiense, the genomic segment CGGCGCGAGCGAGACGACGCGCATAGCCGTGTTTGCGGGGCTGCCGGCAAAACGCTCGCGGTCCGGAGGAGAACCCCTCTGTTCTTCACTAATAATTGTGTCTACCACCGAGTAGTTTGCAGCGAGCCTTTGTCAGGAATATTGCCGGTGGGCTCGAATCGGCGAAATTCGCGAATATCCGAGTGTGAGGGCGCGTGCCACCGACGCGCGCGGCGAGCGGAGAACGCAACTGTTAAGTTGTAACTGGGTAAACGAATGCCCTACGACTCATCCGGGTTTTTCCGGGGGGCTGTACGCTTATGACAGACGCACGAATGCGTTCCCGCGAGCAGGAGCGCACGGACGAGACGGAATCGGAATCGACGGACGGCTGCCCGGAGTGCGGCGGCCTCGTCGTCAACGACGAAGAGCACGGGGAGTCGGTGTGTGCCGACTGCGGGCTCGTCGTCGAGGAGGACGGCATCGACCGCGGGCCCGAGTGGCGCGCGTTCGACTCCAAGGAGAAAGACGAGAAGTCCCGGGTCGGCGCACCGACCACGAACACGATGCACGACAAGGGACTGTCGACGAACATCGACTGGCGGGACAAGGACGCCTACGGGAACTCGCTGTCCTCGAATCAGCGCCAGAAGATGCAGCGCCTGCGCAAGTGGAACGAGCGCTTCCGCACTCGGGACGCCAAGGAGCGCAACCTCAAGCAGGCCCTCGGCGAGATCGACCGGATGGCCTCCGCGCAGGGCCTGCCGGATAACGTCCGTGAGACGGCGTCGGTCATCTACCGCCGCGCGCTCGAGGACGACCTGCTGCCCGGTCGCTCCATCGAGGGTGTCGCCACGTCCTGCGTGTACGCCGCCGCGCGGCAGGCCGGCGTCCCGCGCAGCCTCGACGAGATTGCGGACGTCTCCCGCGTCGAGAAGGCCGAGATCGCCCGCACGTACCGCTACGTCGTCCGCGAACTCGGTCTGGAGGTTGCGCCCGCGGACCCCGAGAGCTACGTGCCGCGGTTCGCCAGCGACCTCGGTCTCAGCGACGAGGCCAGCCACCGCGCCCGCGAGCTCCTGAAGACCGCGAAGGACAAGGGCGTCCACTCCGGCAAGTCGCCGGTCGGCCTCGCGGCCGCCGCCGTCTACGCCGCGGCGCTGCTGACGAACGAGAAGACGACGCAGGCGAAGGTCTCGGAGGTCGCGGACATCTCCGAAGTCACCATCCGGAACCGCTACCACGAGCTGCTGGAAGCCGAAGACACCATCCCGGTGTAGTGGGCCCCCGGTTCGGGACAGTGTAGCACCCTTTTTCCTGCTGGCCGCGCGTGGGGCCGGTATGGACTTCCAGGATTTCATGCTGGCGGCAACCGTCGGCGACCTCTCCGAGGAGCCGGCGGCCCGCGAGCACGCCGACCTCGTCGAGTTCCGCATGGACCTCGCCGAGGACCCCCTCGGCGCTCTCGACGACTACGACGGCGAACTCCCCGTTCTCGCGACGAACCGGCCGGTGTGGGAGGGTGGGGAGGCCGACGACGAGGGTCGCGTCGACGCGCTCGCGGAGGCCGCGCGCACCGACTGCGTCGCCGCCATCGACATCGAACTCGCCGCGCTCGTCGAGGACGAGGGCGACGGCGCGGAGGCGCTGGCGGCCGCGCGCTCGACCGAGACGGCGTCTGTGATCTCCACGCACGACTTCGAGGGCGCGCCCGACCTCTCCGAGATGGCCGACCGGCTCGGCGAGGCGTGCTCGCTGGGCGATGTCGGGAAGCTCGCAGTGACGCCGACCGACCGCGGGGACGCCCTCGACCTCCTGCGGGTCACCCACGAGTACAGCGCCGCGGGCATGACCGTCGCCACGATGGGGATGGGCGAACTCGGCCGGCACACGCGGGCCGTCGCGCCGCTGTACGGGTCGACGCTCGGCTACGCGCCGGTCGACCCCGAGGCGTCGACAGCGCCCGGCCAGTACAGCGCCGAAGCGCTCCGCTCCCTGCTCTCGGACCTCCGGTAGGAGTGACCGGCGTCGGCTGTCGGTGGGTTTAGGGGCGCTGGCGAGAGAGCCCCGGTGTGGTCAACAGACGTGGACTCATCGCGGGCGTGCTGGGGTTCTTCTACCCCGGGCTGGGCCACGCGTACCTGCGGGCGTGGCTCCGTGCTGTCGCGTGGTTCGGGCTGGCCGTCGTGACGGCGGCCGTCGTCGTCCCGGAGTCGGCCATCCAGGCCTTCGAGGCTCGCGGACTCCAGGGCTTGCTGGAGGCCAGCGAGTCCTTCGGGTCGCGGGTGACGCTGAGCCTGCTGGCGGTGCGGGTGTTCAGCGTGGTCGACGCGTACGTGCTCGCGGTCAAGCAGTCCTCGCCGGCGACGCCAGCAGCGGGCAACGACGGCGAGGACGCCCCGACGTGTCCGGCCTGCGGGAAGGAACTCGACGAGGAACTGGACTTCTGTCCGTGGTGTACGCAGCGACTCGACGCGCCGGTGGACCCGGACGCCGGCCCCGAGTGACTCGTTACTGTTCGATGATGCGTTCGTCGATGGCTTCGCCGAAGTGGCGGCCGCCTTCTTCGAGGTAGACGCGAATCTCGTCGCCCGCTTCGAGGTCCGTCACGGCCGTTCGGCCGTCGGGGGTGGCGACCTTGATGGTCTCGGCGTTCTGGAGCAGCGTCTCGACGCGGTCGCCGGCCTCCGTCTCGGCCTCCACGCGGAACATCGGTCGTTTCTCTATCTTCGCCCGGCCCACGACGGCGGTTCGGGTGCGGCCCTCGCTGTCGACGACCTGAACCTCGTCACCGCTGCCGACTTCGGCGAGATACTTCGTGCCCCCATCAGGTGTGCGAACGTAGGCGTGGACAGCGCCGGCGTTCACGCGGAACGGGCGCGCGGCGACGTACGGCGATTCGGCGGTCTCGGCGTGGACGAAGAACAGCCCGCGGCTCATCGAGCCGACGAGCATCCCTTCGTCGTCGTCCATGAGGTTCCCGGTGTCGACGCAGACGCGGTCGGCGCTGCCTGCCTCCTCGACCGCGGTGACGGTCGCCCACGAGAGGTCGAGGCGCTCGCGGTCGGCGGCGTCCCGGGCGTTCACTGTGCGGCGAATCTCGTCTGGGTCGCCGCTGTCCAGCAGGACGGCGTCCGCGCCGATGTCCAGCGTCTCGAAGGCGGTTTCGGCCTCCTCGGCGGAGTCGACGCCGGCGACGAGGGTGGTCTCCTCCCCGATGCGCGCGATGAGGTTCTCCAGCGGGATGATGGTCCAGTCCTCGCCGACCACGATGGTGTGGTCGGCGTCCGCGGCGGCGTCCTGGGCGAACGCCTCGTACTCCTCGCCGAGGATGCGGACGTACGCGCTGTCGGCGTGTCCGCGGCGGAGCGCCGAGAGGTCCGCGCTCCCGGAGAAGTCCGAGGGGAGGTCGACGGTGCCGTCGCCCTCGCCGCCCTTCCCGGCGACGTAGGCGTCCGGCTCGGCGTCGTCGCCCTCGGCGTCCTCGATGATGTCCGCGTCGTCGGTGGAGAACGCGGCGACGTTCACCGACCCGAGTTCCCTGACCTTCGCGACGTCCGCGCGGTCGACGAGCACCCAGTCGACGCCGGCTTCCAGACCGGCGGTGATGCGTCGCTTCCGGGTCTCCCAGTCGCCGACTGCGTCGTCGGCTTTCAGCCAGACGGACCGTGTCATTGCCGGACGGTGGCGTGGTGCGGCCTAAAGCGTACCGGAGCCCGCAGTCCACACCCACCACGCCGGTGTTTGACTAGCTGCCCCAACAATTAATGTGTTGGCTAGTATAGGCCAACGTAGTCATGAGCAACACTGATTCCGACCCGACAGTACAGCCCGGGGACAGCCCAGAAGAAGACCTGCTGGCCGCGCTCTGGGACGAGGGTGAGTTCCGAGTGGACGTGTCCGCCGACGGCGACCACGCCGCCTCGAACGGCCTCGCCGTCGACACGCCCGCGGGCCGACTCGAGTTCGAAGTGTACCCAATCAGAGACACGGGTGCCAACCACGCGCGCCACGACCCGGACGCCGGCGTCTGCGTGAACAAGTGGTCGTTCGGAGCGTACGTCGTCCTCCACGTCCACGACACCGGAACCGACGAGCACTGGGTTCGCGTCCGGCCCATCGAGGTCGTGGACCGCATCGCTGCGCTCCGGAGCCACGGCGTCCCCGACCGCCGCGCCGAGGTCGTCGCGCTGCGCGAACGAGGGCTGACCTACAGCGACATCGTCGACGCCACCGGCGACCGCGGCCCGAACCACCGCGGCGACGTCTCGAAGCACCTCCAGGCGTTCAACGAACAGGTGGAGAACGCGACGTGGCTCGCCGCGAACGCCGACGCCGTCGACATGGGCCGATAGTCGACGGTCGACGCCGTTCGGCTCGCGTGCCGGCAGTGAGGGCTGCCGAAAGGGTGCGATTTATGCGGCGCGGTCGCCGTCCGTTCGGTATGGCGACCCGTGAAGCAGAGAGTTTCCTCGCGCAGCGTGTCCCGCTCCCGGTGGACGACGCGCAGTCGTTGAGCTGGGACCTCGGCAGCGAACTCGCCGAGCGAAAGCCGGAGCGCGCCCACCTCGAACACGCGAGTCGGAGCTGTGCGCTGACGGTGTTCGAGGCGACGCCGAACACGGTCATCGCGCGGTTCCGGACGGCAGTCGGCCGGGAGTCGTTCTTCGGGCTGGCGACTGCCGACGTGGAGGACGCGCTCGCGAATCTGCCGGGGGAGTGGCGGGTGACTGACTCCGAGTTCTAGGCTTCCAGCGGGAGGCCGGCGACGCGGAGGGCGTCCTCGGGGTCGGCGTCGTCGTGGACGACGGCCGAGATGGCGGCGGTCATCGCGCCGGGGTCGTCGTGCTGGAAGACGGTGCGGCCAGTGGAGACGCCGGCGGCCCCGGCGTCTATCGCGTCTCGAACGCCCTGCAAGGTCTCGCGGTCGCCAGCGGGGTCGCCGCCGGCGATGATGACGGGCCTGGCGGTGGACTCGACGACGCGCTCGAAGCTCTCCGTGCTGCCCGAGTACGCGGTCTTGACGACGTCCGCGCCGACTTCCTCGGCGAGGCGGACGGCGTGGCCCAGGCTCTCGGCGTCGTGTTCGTCGATGCCGGGGCCGCGGGCGTACGCCATCGCGAGCACGGGGATGCCGAGGCGTTCGGCGTCGGCGGCGACGTCCGCGAGTTCGGTTATCTGGTCGGGCTCGTGGTCGCTGCCGACGTTGATGTGGAAGGAGACGGCGTCGGCACCCGCGCGGACGGCTTCCTCGACGGTGCCCGTGCGGCGCTTGTCGTTCGTGTCCGGCCCCATCGTCGTGGAGGCGTTGAGGTGGACGATGTAGCCGGCGTCGTTCTTGTTCGGGTGGACGCGGGGCGCGATGCCTTTCTGCGTGAGAACCGCGTCCGCGCCGTTGCTCGTGACGGCGTCGATGGTGGCTTCGATGTCGACGAGGCCGTCGACGGCACCGAGCGTGATGCCGTGGTCCATCGGAATCGTTACGAGTCGGTCGTCTGTGCTGATGCGGTCGAGTCGTGCGGCCTTCCCGGCGTCAGTCATTGTCAGAGAGTAGCAAGGGTTCGGCTATTTGTGTTCCGGTTCCGGCACACCGTCGGCCGCGCCGGCCTTCAGTTCCGCGGCGAGGTCCCCGATTCGGTCGGCCACCTCGCTGGTCGGGTCGTCGTTCTCGACCCCATCTGCAATCAGGTCGACGTACGCGCTGCCGACGATGACGCCGTCGGCCCCGCTCGCGACGACCTCCCGGGCCTGCTCGCCCGAGGAGATGCCGAAACCGACCGCCTTCGGCACGTCGGCGTCCTGGAGGCGGGCGAGCGCGTCCGGGGTGTCGTCGCTGACCTCGTCGCGAGCGCCAGTCGTCCCGAGCCGACCCTGCACGTAGACGAAGCCCGTCGTCCGGTCGAGCATGCGTTCGAGGCGGTCCTCGGTCGTGGTGGGGGCGACGATGAACACGAGGTCGAGGCCGTGCTCGCGGCAGGCGTCGTACAGCGGTCCGGACTCGTCGACCGGGAGGTCCGGGACCACGAACCCCGAGATGCCGGCCTCTGCGGCGGCAGCCACGAACTCCTCGGGGCCCTTCGCTCGCGGCTCCTCGCCGCTCGCGTTCTCCGAGGCGCTACGCGCCTCGCCGTCCCCGTACTGGTAGATGAGGTTGTAGTACGTCATGCAGACGATGGGCACGTCCACGTCGAGGCTGTCGACGAGGTCGAGATAGGCGTCGGGAGTCATCCCGGCGTCCAGCGCGCGCTTGATGGCGTTCTGGATGGTGGTGCCCTCCGCGACCGGTTCGCTGAACGGCAGTCCCAGTTCGACGACGTCGGTCCCGCCCTCGACGAGTGCTTCGACGTAGCGCTCCGTGGCGGCCGGTGTGGGGTCGCCAGCGGCGACGTAGGACACGAGCGCCGACTCGTCGGCAAACGCCGCTGCGAGGTCGCTGCGGCTCGTGGTGGCGTCGCTCACTCCTCGAACACCTCCATCGATGGCGCGCCGTCGATGTCTTTCGCCGCGGACTCCTCGACGACCGTATCGAGGTCCTTGTCGCCGCGCCCGGAGACGTTCACCACCACCGGACCGTCGCCGTCGTAGTGTTCGAGGTACGCGACGGCGTGGCTCGTCTCCAGCGCGGGGATGATTCCCTCCTCGCGGGAGAGCCGGTGGAAGGCTTCGAGCGCCGCGTCGTCGTCGACGTTCACGGGCTCGACGCGCCCCTCGTCGACGAGGTGTGCGAGCTCCGGGCCGACGCCGGCGTAGTCCAGGCCGGCGGAGACGGAGTGCGACTCGACGATCTGGCCCTCGTCAGTCTGGAGGAGTTTCGTGCGCGCGCCGTGCAGCACGCCCTCGGTCCCCGTCGAGAGGCTCGCGGAGTTCGGCGCGTACCCCTCGTCGGCGTCCACGCCGAGACTCGACCCGCCCGCCTCGACGGCGAGCAGGTCCACGTCGGGTGCCGGCTCGTGACTGCCCTCGGGGTGGCCGGGGAGGCTCGCGCTCCCGACGAACGCGCCGAACGCGCCCATCGTGTTCGACCCGCCGCCCGCGCAGGCGACGACTGCCTCGGGGAGCCGACCAATCTGGTCGCGGGCCTGTTCGCGCATCTCCTCGCTGATGATGGCTTGGAAGTCCCGAACCATCGAGGGGAACGGGTGCGGGCCGACGATGGACCCGATGACGTAGTGCGTGTCCTCGACGTTCGTCGCCCAGTCCCGCATCGTCTCGTTGATGGCCTCCTTCAGCGTGCCCGACCCCACCGTCACGGGGTTCACCTCGGCGTCGTGGAGGCGCATCCGGAAGACGTTCGGGCGCTGGCGGTTCACGTCGGTGCGCCCCATGTAAATCTCGCAGGGCATGTCGAGGTACGCGCACGCCATCGCCGTCGCCGTGCCATGCTGGCCGGCACCGGTCTCCGCGACGATGCGGTCTTTGCCCATGTACTTCGCCAGCAGCACCTGGCCAAGGGCGTTGTTCAGCTTGTGCGCGCCGCCGTGCAGGAGGTCCTCGCGCTTGAGGTACACCTCGGTGCCGTAGCGCTCGCTGAGGTTCGCCGCGTAGCTCAGCGGCGTCGGCCGGCCGCCGAACTCCCTGATTCGGTCCCGGAAGTCGTCGACGAAGCCCGCCTCGTTGTCGAGGACGTAGCGCTCGTAGGCGTCAGTCAACTCCTCGACGGCGGGCATCAGTACCTCGGGGACGTACTGGCCGCCGTAGTCCCCGAACGTTCCGGTTCGGTCGTCTGTGTCGTGTGTGCTCATGCAGTTACCAGCCTCCGGGTGTTCTCTCGCACGTCGCCGTCGCCCCGCATTATCGCGCTCCCGACCAGCAGCCCGTCCGCGCCCGCCGCGCGCATCCGCCGGGCGTCGGCGGGCGAGCCGATGCCGGACTCGGCGAGCAGCGTCACGTCGTCGGGGACGTGGGGCGCAACGGACTCGAAGGTGTCGAGGTCGACCTCCAGCGCCGCGAGGTCGCGGTTGTTCACGCCGACGATGTCAGCGCCGGCGTCGAGCGCCCGCCGGAGTTCCGCGCGGTCGTGGACCTCGACGAGCGCCTGGAAGCCCCGCTCGCGGGCCGCCGCCAGCATCGCCTCGAGTTCGCCGTCGCCGTCGAGAAAGCGCGCGATGAGCAACACCACGTCGGCCTCGACGGCGTCCAGTTGGGCTTCCTCCAGGAGGAAGTCTTTCCGGAGGACCGGCACGTCCACGGCGTCCCTGACGGTGCGCAGCGCGTCCGTGCTGCCGTCGAAGTGCTCGGGCTCGGTGAGCACGGAGATTGCGGCCGCGCCGCCAGCGACCATCTCGCGCGCGAGTTCGGCGGGGTCGTCGTCGCGCTGGCCGTCGGTCGTCGGGCTCGTCGGCTTCACTTCGGCGACGACGGGCGCGTGACCGCCAGCAGCGGCGCTGTCGAGGGCGTCCGGCAGCGGTTCCGGGTCGACAGAGAGCTGTCGGTCGGGCGTCTCGCGCTCGCGCGCCGCGTCGAGAATCGAGCGGACGGCGGGAGCCAGCGACGAACTATCGTCCATCGTTGTACATTGATGGACTAGTCTGTACATAAGGCTTGCGTCGGTCGGGAGGCTCAAGGCCGGGGCCCGCGACCCACAGACCATGAGCGCCGCCGGCATCTACGCACGCGAATTCGACAGACTGGACTGCTTCGTACAGCTCGGCGTCGCGGGCGACCGCGTCATCAGCGTCTCCTTCTCCCGCGAACGCCCGATGGACGCCGGCACTGACCACAAGCTCCTCGACCGCGTCGGCGCGTACCTCGACGGCACCGAGGACGACTTCGACGACGTGACCGTCGGACTCACGCTGCCGACCGACCAGCGCCGCGTCCTCGAAGCCATCCGGAACGTGCCCTTCGGCGAGACGGTCGACGTCGAGCTCGCGGCCCGGATGACGCCGGACCTCGACCACGACAGCGACGAGGGCCGCCGGACAGTCCGGGACGCCCTCGCCGCGAACCCCGTGCCGCTGTTCGTCCCCGACCACCGCGTCCGCGGTGCCCCGAGCGGCGCGCCGGACCGCGTCGTCCGCGTCCTCCGCGACCTCGAAGCCTGATGGTCAGCGCGCGTGGACACCGAACTCCACCGCGTTCACGACGTAGTGCGCGACGGCCGCGGCGAGCAGGCTGTCCGTGAGGACGAAGACGGCGGCGAGCGCGAGGCCGAGCAGCGCCGTCACGGCGACGCCGACACTCCCCTGGGCGGTGTGGGCGGCACCGAACAGCACGCTCGCGCCGACGGTGAGCAGCCACGGCGACACGCCGAACCCGGTCGCGAGCGCGCCGACCAGCACCCCCCGGAAGAGCAGTTCCTCGAAGCCGGCGACCACCGGCAGCGCGACCAGAAAGAGGAACGCCCACTCCCGGAGCGTCCGGGGCGTCAGCGCCTCGCGTAACGACTCTCGTAGCCGACGCCCGCCCAATCGAACACCCGGACGAGCCCGGCGTTCCCGAGCGAGATGGCGAGGCCGGCCCCTGCGCCGACTGCTGCCGCCTCCGTAGACAATCCCGGGCGGACCGCCGACAGCGGCACGGAGGCGAGCCACGCCGCCCCGGCGACCACGACGCCCAGCACGACCTGCGTGCCCGCGGTGTT encodes:
- a CDS encoding 3-dehydroquinate synthase II: MTRSVWLKADDAVGDWETRKRRITAGLEAGVDWVLVDRADVAKVRELGSVNVAAFSTDDADIIEDAEGDDAEPDAYVAGKGGEGDGTVDLPSDFSGSADLSALRRGHADSAYVRILGEEYEAFAQDAAADADHTIVVGEDWTIIPLENLIARIGEETTLVAGVDSAEEAETAFETLDIGADAVLLDSGDPDEIRRTVNARDAADRERLDLSWATVTAVEEAGSADRVCVDTGNLMDDDEGMLVGSMSRGLFFVHAETAESPYVAARPFRVNAGAVHAYVRTPDGGTKYLAEVGSGDEVQVVDSEGRTRTAVVGRAKIEKRPMFRVEAETEAGDRVETLLQNAETIKVATPDGRTAVTDLEAGDEIRVYLEEGGRHFGEAIDERIIEQ
- a CDS encoding type I 3-dehydroquinate dehydratase — its product is MDFQDFMLAATVGDLSEEPAAREHADLVEFRMDLAEDPLGALDDYDGELPVLATNRPVWEGGEADDEGRVDALAEAARTDCVAAIDIELAALVEDEGDGAEALAAARSTETASVISTHDFEGAPDLSEMADRLGEACSLGDVGKLAVTPTDRGDALDLLRVTHEYSAAGMTVATMGMGELGRHTRAVAPLYGSTLGYAPVDPEASTAPGQYSAEALRSLLSDLR
- a CDS encoding transcription initiation factor IIB produces the protein MTDARMRSREQERTDETESESTDGCPECGGLVVNDEEHGESVCADCGLVVEEDGIDRGPEWRAFDSKEKDEKSRVGAPTTNTMHDKGLSTNIDWRDKDAYGNSLSSNQRQKMQRLRKWNERFRTRDAKERNLKQALGEIDRMASAQGLPDNVRETASVIYRRALEDDLLPGRSIEGVATSCVYAAARQAGVPRSLDEIADVSRVEKAEIARTYRYVVRELGLEVAPADPESYVPRFASDLGLSDEASHRARELLKTAKDKGVHSGKSPVGLAAAAVYAAALLTNEKTTQAKVSEVADISEVTIRNRYHELLEAEDTIPV
- the trpB gene encoding tryptophan synthase subunit beta, which produces MSTHDTDDRTGTFGDYGGQYVPEVLMPAVEELTDAYERYVLDNEAGFVDDFRDRIREFGGRPTPLSYAANLSERYGTEVYLKREDLLHGGAHKLNNALGQVLLAKYMGKDRIVAETGAGQHGTATAMACAYLDMPCEIYMGRTDVNRQRPNVFRMRLHDAEVNPVTVGSGTLKEAINETMRDWATNVEDTHYVIGSIVGPHPFPSMVRDFQAIISEEMREQARDQIGRLPEAVVACAGGGSNTMGAFGAFVGSASLPGHPEGSHEPAPDVDLLAVEAGGSSLGVDADEGYAPNSASLSTGTEGVLHGARTKLLQTDEGQIVESHSVSAGLDYAGVGPELAHLVDEGRVEPVNVDDDAALEAFHRLSREEGIIPALETSHAVAYLEHYDGDGPVVVNVSGRGDKDLDTVVEESAAKDIDGAPSMEVFEE
- a CDS encoding MGMT family protein — translated: MSAAGIYAREFDRLDCFVQLGVAGDRVISVSFSRERPMDAGTDHKLLDRVGAYLDGTEDDFDDVTVGLTLPTDQRRVLEAIRNVPFGETVDVELAARMTPDLDHDSDEGRRTVRDALAANPVPLFVPDHRVRGAPSGAPDRVVRVLRDLEA
- the trpA gene encoding tryptophan synthase subunit alpha, which translates into the protein MSDATTSRSDLAAAFADESALVSYVAAGDPTPAATERYVEALVEGGTDVVELGLPFSEPVAEGTTIQNAIKRALDAGMTPDAYLDLVDSLDVDVPIVCMTYYNLIYQYGDGEARSASENASGEEPRAKGPEEFVAAAAEAGISGFVVPDLPVDESGPLYDACREHGLDLVFIVAPTTTEDRLERMLDRTTGFVYVQGRLGTTGARDEVSDDTPDALARLQDADVPKAVGFGISSGEQAREVVASGADGVIVGSAYVDLIADGVENDDPTSEVADRIGDLAAELKAGAADGVPEPEHK
- a CDS encoding DUF7575 domain-containing protein translates to MVNRRGLIAGVLGFFYPGLGHAYLRAWLRAVAWFGLAVVTAAVVVPESAIQAFEARGLQGLLEASESFGSRVTLSLLAVRVFSVVDAYVLAVKQSSPATPAAGNDGEDAPTCPACGKELDEELDFCPWCTQRLDAPVDPDAGPE
- a CDS encoding CPBP family intramembrane glutamic endopeptidase, giving the protein MGGRRLRESLREALTPRTLREWAFLFLVALPVVAGFEELLFRGVLVGALATGFGVSPWLLTVGASVLFGAAHTAQGSVGVAVTALLGLALAAVFVLTDSLLAAAVAHYVVNAVEFGVHAR
- the trpC gene encoding indole-3-glycerol phosphate synthase, which encodes MDDSSSLAPAVRSILDAARERETPDRQLSVDPEPLPDALDSAAAGGHAPVVAEVKPTSPTTDGQRDDDPAELAREMVAGGAAAISVLTEPEHFDGSTDALRTVRDAVDVPVLRKDFLLEEAQLDAVEADVVLLIARFLDGDGELEAMLAAARERGFQALVEVHDRAELRRALDAGADIVGVNNRDLAALEVDLDTFESVAPHVPDDVTLLAESGIGSPADARRMRAAGADGLLVGSAIMRGDGDVRENTRRLVTA
- a CDS encoding 2-amino-3,7-dideoxy-D-threo-hept-6-ulosonate synthase, which encodes MTDAGKAARLDRISTDDRLVTIPMDHGITLGAVDGLVDIEATIDAVTSNGADAVLTQKGIAPRVHPNKNDAGYIVHLNASTTMGPDTNDKRRTGTVEEAVRAGADAVSFHINVGSDHEPDQITELADVAADAERLGIPVLAMAYARGPGIDEHDAESLGHAVRLAEEVGADVVKTAYSGSTESFERVVESTARPVIIAGGDPAGDRETLQGVRDAIDAGAAGVSTGRTVFQHDDPGAMTAAISAVVHDDADPEDALRVAGLPLEA